In bacterium, a genomic segment contains:
- the recR gene encoding recombination mediator RecR, with protein MYLTPSMTRLIEELSKLPTIGPKTASRLAFYILKTSLEETKRLARAILEVKEKVKNCSICYNITEQDPCDICQDIKRDKKIICVVEQAQDIMAMEKTREYKGIYHVLGGAISPLDGISPQHLRIKELVKRIESNPLEEIIIATNPNVEGEVTALYLTKLIKPLGIKLTRIAYGIPVGGDLEYADEVTLAKALEGRTQL; from the coding sequence ATGTATTTAACCCCTTCTATGACCAGATTAATAGAAGAATTATCTAAATTACCTACAATTGGGCCAAAAACTGCCTCCCGATTAGCATTTTATATCTTGAAAACATCACTCGAAGAAACAAAAAGATTAGCCAGAGCAATCCTTGAGGTAAAAGAGAAGGTTAAAAATTGCTCGATTTGCTATAACATCACAGAACAAGACCCTTGTGATATTTGTCAGGACATTAAAAGGGATAAAAAAATAATTTGTGTGGTAGAACAGGCTCAAGATATAATGGCGATGGAAAAGACAAGGGAATATAAAGGAATTTACCATGTCTTAGGCGGGGCTATTTCACCCCTGGATGGTATTAGTCCCCAACATCTACGGATAAAAGAATTAGTCAAAAGGATTGAGAGTAATCCATTAGAGGAAATAATTATCGCAACCAATCCAAATGTAGAAGGTGAAGTAACTGCACTTTATCTGACTAAATTAATCAAGCCGCTGGGAATAAAATTAACTCGCATAGCCTATGGCATACCTGTTGGTGGAGATCTGGAATATGCCGATGAGGTCACATTAGCTAAGGCGCTGGAAGGAAGGACACAACTATAG